The stretch of DNA GGTTGAAGGCCAGGCTCTTTTTGCCCTCGCCGATTTGCTTTCCGCGATAGATATCGAATAATTGCACCCGGGTCAGGTATTCACCGCCACCTTTGCGCAGTACAGTCTCCACCTCGGCAGCTGTCACGGCTTCATCGACGACCACTGCCATGTCTTCCAGGACGGGCGGGTAAGCTGGGATCGGCTCAACATCAAATAAGCTCCGGGACGCAGCCAGCAATAGGTCCAGGTCAATTTCTGCCAAATAAACGGGCGGATCACCCAGCTCGGTGTTGACCTTCACCAACGGGTGCAGTTCACCCATCACTCCCAGCACTTTGCCAGCGTGTACGATTTCAGCAGTCTTTCCCGGGTGCATGCTGGGGTGCTCAGCGCGCCTGTATTCGATCTCATGAACGTGCAAACCTGCCAGCATCCCTTCAACAATGCCCTTCAGGTCATAAAAATCCATCCAGGCGGGTTCACCATCTGCCCAGTAAGGCAGGTCCCGCAACCCCATTATCCCGATGGAGAGCATCTGCTTTTCATGCGGCAATACCTGCCCATCCACCGGCAGGAATACCGGTCCGATTTCAAAGAACGCCAGGCGCTGATCGAGATGGCGATTGTATTCCAGCGCTTCCAGCATGGTCGCCAGGATGTTGCGACGCATCACCCGCCGTTCGACGCTGATCGGGTTCTTAATCTCGATATAGTCCTCAGTCGGCACATCATAACCCGAGGGGAAACAGCGCGCTTCTCGCTCAGGAGAGGTCATGCGGTAAGCCACCAGCTCCAGCAAGCCCAGGTTAACCAGCAGGTCGCGCAGCGTCTCCTGCAACATCAATCCCGGGTCAACCATCTGCGGGGGCAGGGGTTGATCCAGCCGTCGCGCGGGGATTCGGTCATAACCGTAGATGCGGCTGATCTCTTCCAGCAGGTCTGCCCTGCCGATCAGTCCCTCGCCAATATCCAAGCGGTGCGGCGGTGTATGCGCTGTGATCCTGTCGCCATCGACCTCACACACGAACGCCAGCCGCGTGAGGATCTCTGCCATCTCCTGCGCGCTGATCTCGGTTCCCAGGCTCTGATTAACCCACTCTGCTGAGAGGGTGATCACCGGGTCCTCAGGCGGGTTGGGATAGTGATCCACCAGCCCCTGAGCCACCTGACCGCCTCCCCATTCCAGCATGCGTTTCAGTGTCATTCTTACGGCAAGTTCAGCCAGGGCAGGATGCACGCCGCGACTGAAACGGTAAGCGGCTTCTGAGTTAATTTTAAGTTTGCTGACGGTTTTGCGGACGTTGATAAAATTCCACGAGGCGCCCTCCAGCAGCACATTGACGGTATCGGGATTGACTTCACTTTCCATGCCGCCCATCACTCCGGCCAGAGACAGGGGCCCGGCGGTATCGCTGACTAGTTCCATTTCGGGGTCCAGGGTGTGCGCCACTCCATCCAGTGTCGTTAGAGCTTCGCCAGGGTGTGCCGTTCGGGTAATGATTGTCGGAACGCCGCCAGCGGCGCGTTTGACAAGAACATCGTAGTCGAAGGCGTGCAGCGGCTCACCCAATTCCAACATCACATAATTGGTCGCATCGACAATGCAATTGATTGGACGCATCCCCGCCAGGTTCAGGCGTCGGCGCACCCAGTAGGGGCTGGGCTTGATGGTGACGCCTTCAATTAAACCCAAGACGAAGCGCGGGTTGAGCTCAGAGTCTTTGATCTCAACCGCAGCGCGGCCTTTTATCGGTGGACCGCTCATCTCAACGCTCGCATCCGGTTCCCTGAGCGGTTTTGCCAGTGCTGCGGCGATCTCGCGTGCCATGCCCCATACGCTGGCGTCGCGCATCATGTTCGGCAGGATATCCACGTCAATGACCGCATCGCCCATGTAATCCACCAGGGGCATGCCGGTCGGCGCATCGCCATCCAGGATGATCACACCTTCATGTTCATCCGAGATTCCCAGCTCCTTTTCAGAGCAGATCATCGACGAGGATTCAACGCCGCGGATTTTCATTTTTTTTAGAGTCATCAGCTTTCGTCCAGGCTGGTGCCCATCATAAAGTATCGCGCCCTCCCGGGCATAAGCGACCTTTAAGGGCTGCGCAAGCGGACCCGCGCCCTTGTATTCAAACAGGTTTGGCGCACCGGTCAGCACGATGAATTCCTCACTGCCGTCGCTCACCCGGCACAGCACCAGGCGGTCCGCGTTGGGATGCGGCATGACCTCATCGACCTGCGCCACCACAAATTTGTCCGCCGGCCAGCTCAGACCGGTGTACTTAAATTCGTGCTTTTCGCCAGGTGGCATCGGCAAGCCCACCCGTCGAATCTCTTCAACCTCTAACCCGACCATTGTCATCGCCTTCGCCAGGGTTTCAAGGTCAAGTTCGTCAAGTTCTACATATTCTGCTAACCAAGATAAGGGTAATTTCATAGGTCCTCATTCGTTTCATGTTTGTAAATTCTTAACCATTGATAATGTTTACTATTGAGCATCAAGCAGTGGGAATCAGGTATCAGGAAACAGGAACCAGGATAATATCTCAAATCTCATAGATATCTTCACCATCGATTGTTTCCTTAATGCCGTGGATCGTTTTTTGTTTACGTAGATGCGTAACATAGCCATTGATCATCTTTCCCAATTCGGATAATACGCTAAGATATTTTATATAGGTTGAATCGTTGATATAACCCAAGCGATGGGCAAGAACCAAGTGGGTTTCTACTTCTGCCATAGAGCCCCGAGCGATGTAACAAAAATGGATTGTCTCCTGGAAATTAAAACGACCGTATCCCTCAGCGATGTTTGCTGGGATACTTTGGACAGATCTCCGAAGTTGAGATGCCAAAGCCCATTTTTCTTCGTCCGGGAATAAGGGGATTAAGTTTTGGCAAACGTCCACAGCATAATCAACTGTTTTTTTCCAGATAAGCAAATTTTCCAATCCCTTTTCTTTCTCACCCATTATTTCCTCTCACCATAACCTAAATCCTGATTCCTGATTCCTAATTCCTGATTCCTAATTCCCGATTCCTAATTCCCGATTCCTAATTCCTGATTCCTTTCTCAAAACTGCTTCAAAAATCGCACGTCATTATTGCGGAAATGACGGATGTCATCGATGCGGTAACGCATCAAGGTGCTGCGGTCGACGCCCATTCCGGCGGCAAACCCCGAATAGATCGTCGGGTCGTACCCACCATATTCCAGAACCAGCGGGTGCACCATCCCGCACCCGAGGATCTCTAACCAGCCGGTCTCTTTACACACCGGGCAGCCTTCACCATTGCACACAAAGCAGCCCACGTCTAACTCTGCGCTGGGTTCGGTGAAGGGAAAGTGCGACGGTCGCAGGCGTGTGCGCGCATCCTCGCCAAACAGGCGTCGGGCAAAATCGTCCAGGGTGCCCTTCATCTCCGCGAAGCTGACCTGCTTGCCCACCACCAGCACCTCAACCTGGACAAACTCAATCTCGCTGCGCGCCGAGAGCTGCTCGTAACGCATCGTCGCACCGGGCAAGATGACCCGTATTGGCTCTGGCGCCCGCGCCCGCATCACACGGATTTGCCCGGGAGAGGTATGCGTGCGCAGCAATACGCCGTCCTTCGTGGTGTAGAACGTATCCCACATGTCCCTGGCGGGGTGATAGGGCGGCATGTTCAGGTATGTGAAGTTGAAATCATCTGTCTCCACTTCGGGTGAGGGATACACCTGGAAGCCCATATCACCAAAAATCTGCGTGATTTGCCGCAGCACCTGGGTCAGGGGATGGAGCCGACCACGGGTCACCGGGCGGCCGGGCAGGGTGATATCCAGTTTCTCAACCTCCAGTGATTGTTTGAGGGCAACCGCCTCCAGCGTCTGGCGTTTCTCCTCCAGGGCTGC from Brevefilum fermentans encodes:
- a CDS encoding four helix bundle protein, yielding MGEKEKGLENLLIWKKTVDYAVDVCQNLIPLFPDEEKWALASQLRRSVQSIPANIAEGYGRFNFQETIHFCYIARGSMAEVETHLVLAHRLGYINDSTYIKYLSVLSELGKMINGYVTHLRKQKTIHGIKETIDGEDIYEI
- the pheS gene encoding phenylalanine--tRNA ligase subunit alpha, producing the protein MTSKQTELEKLAQIQSVALDALSGVVDLDALEAWRVTHLGRSSAVMAVFSSMGSIDKELRPLMGKAANEVRQALEAALEEKRQTLEAVALKQSLEVEKLDITLPGRPVTRGRLHPLTQVLRQITQIFGDMGFQVYPSPEVETDDFNFTYLNMPPYHPARDMWDTFYTTKDGVLLRTHTSPGQIRVMRARAPEPIRVILPGATMRYEQLSARSEIEFVQVEVLVVGKQVSFAEMKGTLDDFARRLFGEDARTRLRPSHFPFTEPSAELDVGCFVCNGEGCPVCKETGWLEILGCGMVHPLVLEYGGYDPTIYSGFAAGMGVDRSTLMRYRIDDIRHFRNNDVRFLKQF
- the pheT gene encoding phenylalanine--tRNA ligase subunit beta translates to MKLPLSWLAEYVELDELDLETLAKAMTMVGLEVEEIRRVGLPMPPGEKHEFKYTGLSWPADKFVVAQVDEVMPHPNADRLVLCRVSDGSEEFIVLTGAPNLFEYKGAGPLAQPLKVAYAREGAILYDGHQPGRKLMTLKKMKIRGVESSSMICSEKELGISDEHEGVIILDGDAPTGMPLVDYMGDAVIDVDILPNMMRDASVWGMAREIAAALAKPLREPDASVEMSGPPIKGRAAVEIKDSELNPRFVLGLIEGVTIKPSPYWVRRRLNLAGMRPINCIVDATNYVMLELGEPLHAFDYDVLVKRAAGGVPTIITRTAHPGEALTTLDGVAHTLDPEMELVSDTAGPLSLAGVMGGMESEVNPDTVNVLLEGASWNFINVRKTVSKLKINSEAAYRFSRGVHPALAELAVRMTLKRMLEWGGGQVAQGLVDHYPNPPEDPVITLSAEWVNQSLGTEISAQEMAEILTRLAFVCEVDGDRITAHTPPHRLDIGEGLIGRADLLEEISRIYGYDRIPARRLDQPLPPQMVDPGLMLQETLRDLLVNLGLLELVAYRMTSPEREARCFPSGYDVPTEDYIEIKNPISVERRVMRRNILATMLEALEYNRHLDQRLAFFEIGPVFLPVDGQVLPHEKQMLSIGIMGLRDLPYWADGEPAWMDFYDLKGIVEGMLAGLHVHEIEYRRAEHPSMHPGKTAEIVHAGKVLGVMGELHPLVKVNTELGDPPVYLAEIDLDLLLAASRSLFDVEPIPAYPPVLEDMAVVVDEAVTAAEVETVLRKGGGEYLTRVQLFDIYRGKQIGEGKKSLAFNLTYTAPDRTLTDRDVGKLRQRIISLLDQELGAVLRS